Proteins from a single region of Streptomyces glaucescens:
- the rplO gene encoding 50S ribosomal protein L15 → MAENNPLKIHNLRPAPGAKTAKTRVGRGEASKGKTAGRGTKGTKARYQVPESFEGGQMPLHMRLPKLKGFKNPFKTEYQVVNLDKLAALYPEGGEVTVEGLVAKGAVRKNSLVKVLGQGEISVALQVTVDAISGSAKEKITAAGGTVTELV, encoded by the coding sequence ATGGCGGAGAACAACCCGCTGAAGATCCACAACCTCCGTCCCGCCCCGGGCGCCAAGACCGCCAAGACCCGTGTCGGTCGTGGTGAGGCGTCGAAGGGTAAGACGGCCGGTCGTGGTACCAAGGGCACCAAGGCCCGCTACCAGGTTCCGGAGAGCTTCGAGGGTGGCCAGATGCCGCTCCACATGCGTCTCCCGAAGCTCAAGGGCTTCAAGAACCCGTTCAAGACCGAGTACCAGGTCGTGAACCTCGACAAGCTGGCCGCGCTGTACCCGGAGGGTGGCGAGGTCACCGTCGAGGGTCTCGTCGCCAAGGGTGCCGTTCGCAAGAACAGCCTCGTCAAGGTGCTCGGCCAGGGCGAGATCTCCGTGGCGCTGCAGGTGACGGTCGACGCCATCTCCGGCTCCGCCAAGGAGAAGATCACCGCCGCCGGCGGTACCGTCACCGAGCTCGTCTGA
- the secY gene encoding preprotein translocase subunit SecY, with protein MLTAFARAFKTPDLRKKLLFTLGIIVVYRIGTHIPIPGVDYRNVQTCIDVAKGNQGLFGLVNMFSGGALLQITIFALGIMPYITASIILQLLTVVIPRLEALKKEGQTGTAKITQYTRYLTVALAVLQGTGLVATARSGALFNGCPVASEIVPDQSIFVTVTMVITMTAGTAVVMWLGELVTDRGIGNGMSILMFISIAATFPSALWAIKQQGSLADGWIEFGTVILVGLFMVGLVVFVEQAQRRIPVQYAKRMIGRRSYGGTSTYIPLKVNQAGVIPVIFASSLLYIPALIVQFSNSTSGWASWIQNNLADTAAPVHITIYFFLIVFFAFFYVAISFNPEEVADNMKKYGGFIPGIRAGRPTAEYLSYVLNRITWPGSLYLGLIALVPTMALAGFGANQNFPFGGTSILIIVGVGLETVKQIESQLQQRNYEGFLR; from the coding sequence GTGCTCACCGCGTTCGCCCGGGCGTTCAAGACGCCCGACCTGCGCAAGAAGCTGCTCTTCACGCTCGGCATCATCGTGGTGTACCGGATCGGTACGCACATCCCGATCCCGGGTGTCGACTACCGGAACGTCCAGACCTGTATCGACGTGGCCAAGGGCAACCAGGGTCTCTTCGGTCTGGTCAACATGTTCAGTGGCGGCGCACTGCTGCAGATCACGATCTTCGCGCTGGGCATCATGCCGTACATCACCGCGAGCATCATCCTCCAGCTGCTGACGGTGGTGATCCCGCGCCTGGAAGCCCTGAAGAAGGAGGGGCAGACCGGCACGGCGAAGATCACGCAGTACACCCGCTACCTGACCGTGGCGCTCGCCGTCCTCCAGGGCACCGGCCTGGTGGCCACCGCCCGCAGCGGCGCCCTCTTCAACGGCTGCCCGGTGGCCTCGGAGATCGTCCCGGACCAGTCCATCTTCGTGACCGTCACCATGGTCATCACGATGACCGCCGGCACCGCCGTCGTCATGTGGCTGGGCGAGCTGGTCACCGACCGCGGCATCGGCAACGGCATGTCGATCCTGATGTTCATCTCGATCGCCGCCACCTTCCCGTCGGCGCTGTGGGCCATCAAGCAGCAGGGCTCCCTGGCCGACGGCTGGATCGAATTCGGCACCGTGATCCTCGTCGGCCTGTTCATGGTCGGCCTGGTGGTCTTCGTCGAGCAGGCCCAGCGCCGGATTCCCGTCCAGTACGCGAAGCGCATGATCGGCCGCCGGTCCTACGGCGGGACGTCGACGTACATCCCGCTGAAGGTCAACCAGGCCGGTGTGATTCCCGTCATCTTCGCGTCGTCGCTGCTCTACATCCCGGCACTGATCGTGCAGTTCTCCAACTCCACGTCAGGCTGGGCGAGCTGGATCCAGAACAATCTCGCGGACACCGCCGCGCCGGTTCACATCACGATCTACTTCTTCCTGATTGTCTTCTTCGCGTTCTTCTACGTGGCGATCTCGTTCAACCCCGAGGAAGTCGCGGACAACATGAAGAAGTATGGTGGCTTCATCCCGGGCATCCGGGCTGGCCGACCGACCGCTGAGTACCTGTCCTACGTGCTCAACCGGATCACCTGGCCGGGTTCGCTGTATCTGGGTCTGATCGCTCTCGTGCCGACAATGGCGTTGGCCGGTTTCGGTGCAAACCAGAACTTCCCGTTCGGCGGGACCAGCATCCTGATCATCGTGGGTGTCGGACTCGAGACGGTGAAGCAGATCGAGAGCCAGCTCCAGCAGCGCAATTACGAAGGGTTCCTCCGCTGA
- a CDS encoding adenylate kinase, whose protein sequence is MRIVLVGPPGAGKGTQATRLAEKLSIPHISTGDLFRANISRQTELGKLAKSYMDAGNLVPDEVTIAMAKDRMEQPDAENGFLLDGFPRNVSQAEALDELLTTEDMRLDAVLDLEAPEDEVVKRIAGRRICRKDSSHVFHVTYSKPKTEGVCDVCGGELYQRDDDAEDTVRKRLEVYHTQTEPIIDYYKAQGLVVTISALGAVDEVTGRAMEALKRDGDGA, encoded by the coding sequence ATGCGAATCGTCCTCGTCGGGCCGCCGGGTGCCGGTAAGGGAACGCAAGCCACGCGCCTTGCCGAGAAGCTGTCGATCCCGCACATCTCCACGGGCGACCTGTTCCGCGCCAACATCAGCCGGCAGACGGAGCTCGGCAAGCTCGCGAAGTCCTACATGGACGCCGGCAACCTGGTGCCGGACGAGGTCACGATCGCGATGGCCAAGGACCGCATGGAGCAGCCGGACGCCGAGAACGGCTTCCTCCTCGACGGTTTCCCGCGCAACGTGTCGCAGGCCGAGGCGCTGGACGAGCTGCTCACCACCGAGGACATGCGGCTGGACGCGGTGCTCGACCTGGAGGCCCCGGAGGACGAGGTCGTCAAGCGGATCGCCGGCCGGCGGATCTGCCGCAAGGACTCCAGCCACGTCTTCCACGTCACGTACAGCAAGCCGAAGACCGAGGGCGTCTGCGACGTCTGCGGCGGTGAGCTGTACCAGCGTGACGACGACGCCGAGGACACGGTCCGCAAGCGGCTCGAGGTCTACCACACGCAGACCGAGCCGATCATCGACTACTACAAGGCGCAGGGGCTGGTCGTCACCATCTCCGCGCTGGGTGCGGTGGACGAGGTCACGGGACGCGCCATGGAGGCGCTGAAGCGTGACGGCGACGGCGCGTAG
- the map gene encoding type I methionyl aminopeptidase codes for MVQIKTPEQIAKMRAAGLVVAAIHAATREAAVPGASTKDLDQVARKVLAEHGAKSNFLGYGGFPATICTSVNDVVVHGIPSEDVVLKDGDIISIDCGAIVDGWHGDAAYTAFVGSGHAPELIELSRVTEESMWAGIAAMKQGNRLVDISRAIETYIRRQPKPGGGRYGIIEDYGGHGIGSEMHMDPHLLNYVDRRRGKGPKLVPGFCLAIEPMVSLGTPRTEVLDDDWTVITTDGTWSSHWEHSVALTEQGPLVLTAPDGGKAKLAEFGITTAPDPLA; via the coding sequence ATGGTGCAGATCAAGACCCCCGAGCAGATCGCCAAGATGCGTGCGGCGGGGCTGGTCGTCGCAGCCATCCACGCGGCCACCCGGGAGGCCGCGGTACCCGGCGCCTCCACCAAGGACCTCGACCAGGTGGCGCGCAAGGTGCTGGCCGAGCACGGGGCGAAGTCCAACTTCCTCGGCTACGGCGGTTTCCCGGCGACCATCTGCACCTCGGTGAACGACGTGGTGGTCCACGGCATCCCCTCCGAGGACGTCGTCCTGAAGGACGGCGACATCATCTCCATCGACTGCGGCGCGATCGTCGACGGCTGGCACGGTGACGCCGCCTACACGGCGTTCGTGGGCTCCGGCCACGCCCCGGAGCTGATCGAGCTCTCCCGGGTGACCGAGGAGTCGATGTGGGCCGGCATCGCGGCCATGAAGCAGGGCAACCGGCTCGTCGACATCTCCCGGGCCATCGAGACGTACATCCGCCGCCAGCCCAAGCCCGGCGGCGGCCGGTACGGGATCATCGAGGACTACGGCGGCCACGGCATCGGCTCCGAGATGCACATGGACCCGCACCTGCTGAACTACGTCGACCGCCGCCGCGGCAAGGGCCCCAAGCTGGTCCCCGGTTTCTGCCTGGCCATCGAGCCGATGGTGTCCCTGGGCACCCCCAGGACGGAGGTCCTGGACGACGACTGGACGGTCATCACGACCGACGGCACCTGGTCGTCGCACTGGGAGCACTCGGTGGCCCTGACCGAGCAGGGTCCGCTCGTGCTGACGGCTCCCGACGGGGGCAAGGCGAAGCTGGCCGAGTTCGGCATCACGACGGCGCCGGATCCGCTCGCCTGA
- the infA gene encoding translation initiation factor IF-1: MAKKQGAIEIEGTVVESLPNAMFKVELQNGHQVLAHISGKMRMHYIRILPDDRVVVELSPYDLTRGRIVYRYK; encoded by the coding sequence GTGGCCAAGAAGCAAGGTGCCATCGAGATCGAGGGCACTGTCGTCGAGTCTCTTCCGAACGCCATGTTCAAGGTCGAGCTCCAGAACGGCCACCAGGTCCTGGCACACATCAGCGGCAAGATGCGCATGCACTACATCCGCATCCTCCCTGACGACCGGGTCGTGGTGGAGCTGTCTCCGTACGACCTGACGCGTGGCCGGATCGTCTACCGGTACAAGTAG
- the rpmJ gene encoding 50S ribosomal protein L36, translating to MKVKPSVKKICDKCRVIRRHGRVMIICENPRHKQRQG from the coding sequence ATGAAGGTCAAGCCGAGCGTCAAGAAGATCTGCGACAAGTGCAGGGTGATCCGCCGTCACGGCCGGGTCATGATCATTTGCGAGAACCCGCGCCACAAGCAGCGCCAGGGCTGA
- the rpsM gene encoding 30S ribosomal protein S13 codes for MARVSGVDIPREKRVEIALTYVFGIGRTLSQQTLAATGVDPNTRVRDLTEEQLVAIREYVDNNIKTEGDLRREIQADIRRKVEIGTYQGLRHRRGLPVRGQRTSTNARTRKGPRRAIAGKKKPGKK; via the coding sequence ATGGCACGCGTTTCCGGTGTTGACATCCCGCGCGAAAAGCGCGTGGAGATCGCCCTCACCTACGTGTTCGGCATCGGCCGGACCCTCTCGCAGCAGACGCTCGCTGCCACCGGCGTGGACCCGAACACCCGTGTTCGCGACCTCACCGAAGAGCAGCTCGTGGCGATCCGCGAGTACGTCGACAACAACATCAAGACCGAGGGTGACCTCCGTCGCGAGATCCAGGCCGACATCCGCCGCAAGGTCGAGATCGGCACCTACCAGGGTCTGCGTCACCGTCGCGGTCTGCCTGTCCGCGGTCAGCGCACCAGCACCAACGCGCGTACCCGCAAGGGCCCGCGTCGCGCCATCGCCGGCAAGAAGAAGCCGGGCAAGAAGTAG
- the rpsK gene encoding 30S ribosomal protein S11 has translation MPPKGRQGAAKKVRRKEKKNVAHGHAHIKSTFNNTIVSITDPSGNVISWASAGHVGFKGSRKSTPFAAQMAAESAARRAQEHGMRKVDVFVKGPGSGRETAIRSLQATGLEVGSIQDVTPTPHNGCRPPKRRRV, from the coding sequence ATGCCCCCCAAGGGTCGTCAGGGCGCTGCCAAGAAGGTGCGCCGCAAGGAAAAGAAGAACGTCGCTCACGGCCACGCGCACATCAAGAGCACGTTCAACAACACGATCGTCTCGATCACGGACCCGTCCGGCAACGTGATCTCCTGGGCCTCCGCCGGCCACGTCGGCTTCAAGGGCTCCCGGAAGTCCACGCCGTTCGCCGCGCAGATGGCCGCCGAGTCGGCTGCCCGCCGCGCCCAGGAGCACGGCATGCGCAAGGTCGACGTGTTCGTGAAGGGCCCGGGTTCCGGTCGTGAGACCGCGATCCGTTCGCTCCAGGCCACCGGTCTCGAGGTCGGCTCCATCCAGGACGTCACCCCGACCCCGCACAACGGCTGCCGTCCGCCGAAGCGCCGCCGCGTCTGA
- a CDS encoding DNA-directed RNA polymerase subunit alpha, translating into MLIAQRPSLTEEVVDEFRSRFVIEPLEPGFGYTLGNSLRRTLLSSIPGAAVTSIRIDGVLHEFTTVPGVKEDVTDLILNIKQLVVSSEHDEPVVMYLRKQGPGLVTAADIAPPAGVEVHNPDLVLATLNGKGKLEMELTVERGRGYVSAVQNKQVGQEIGRIPVDSIYSPVLKVTYKVEATRVEQRTDFDKLIVDVETKQAMRPRDAMASAGKTLVELFGLARELNIDAEGIDMGPSPTDAALAADLALPIEELELTVRSYNCLKREGIHSVGELVARSEADLLDIRNFGAKSIDEVKAKLAGMGLALKDSPPGFDPTAAADAFGADDDADAGFVETEQY; encoded by the coding sequence ATGCTGATCGCTCAGCGTCCCTCGTTGACCGAAGAGGTCGTCGACGAGTTCCGCTCCCGGTTCGTGATCGAGCCGCTGGAGCCGGGCTTCGGCTACACCCTCGGCAACTCCCTCCGCCGTACCCTCCTGTCGTCGATCCCGGGTGCCGCCGTCACCTCGATCCGGATCGACGGCGTCCTGCACGAGTTCACCACCGTGCCGGGCGTCAAGGAGGACGTCACCGACCTGATCCTCAACATCAAGCAGCTGGTCGTCTCCTCGGAGCACGACGAGCCGGTCGTGATGTACCTGCGCAAGCAGGGCCCGGGTCTCGTCACCGCCGCCGACATCGCGCCCCCGGCCGGTGTCGAGGTGCACAACCCCGACCTGGTCCTCGCCACGCTCAACGGCAAGGGCAAGCTGGAGATGGAGCTGACGGTCGAGCGTGGCCGCGGTTACGTCTCCGCCGTGCAGAACAAGCAGGTCGGCCAGGAGATCGGCCGCATCCCGGTCGACTCCATCTACTCGCCGGTGCTCAAGGTCACGTACAAGGTCGAGGCCACGCGTGTCGAGCAGCGCACCGACTTCGACAAGCTGATCGTCGACGTCGAGACCAAGCAGGCGATGCGTCCGCGTGACGCCATGGCCTCCGCGGGCAAGACGCTGGTCGAGCTGTTCGGTCTCGCCCGCGAGCTGAACATCGACGCCGAGGGCATCGACATGGGTCCGTCCCCGACGGATGCCGCGCTCGCCGCCGACCTGGCGCTGCCGATCGAGGAGCTGGAGCTCACCGTCCGGTCGTACAACTGCCTCAAGCGCGAGGGCATCCACTCCGTGGGTGAGCTCGTCGCCCGGTCCGAGGCGGACCTGCTCGACATCCGCAACTTCGGTGCGAAGTCCATCGACGAGGTCAAGGCCAAGCTGGCCGGCATGGGCCTCGCGCTCAAGGACTCCCCGCCCGGATTCGACCCGACCGCCGCCGCGGACGCCTTCGGCGCGGACGACGACGCGGACGCCGGGTTCGTGGAGACCGAGCAGTACTGA
- the rplQ gene encoding 50S ribosomal protein L17 yields the protein MPKPTKGARLGGSAAHEKLLLANLAKSLFEHGKITTTEAKARRLRPYAERLITKAKKGDLHNRRQVLQVITDKSVVHTLFTEIGPRYENRPGGYTRITKIGNRRGDNAPMAVIELVEALTVAQQATGEAEAATKRAVKEAEEAKAEETKADEAEAAEAPAEESKDA from the coding sequence ATGCCGAAGCCCACCAAGGGTGCCCGTCTGGGCGGCAGTGCCGCGCACGAGAAGCTGCTGCTCGCGAACCTCGCGAAGTCGCTCTTCGAGCACGGCAAGATCACGACCACGGAGGCGAAGGCCCGCCGCCTGCGCCCGTACGCCGAGCGTCTGATCACCAAGGCGAAGAAGGGCGACCTTCACAACCGCCGCCAGGTGCTCCAGGTCATCACGGACAAGAGCGTCGTCCACACGCTCTTCACCGAGATCGGCCCGCGCTACGAGAACCGCCCGGGTGGCTACACCCGCATCACCAAGATCGGTAACCGCCGGGGCGACAACGCGCCCATGGCCGTGATCGAGCTGGTCGAGGCGCTGACCGTGGCGCAGCAGGCGACCGGTGAGGCCGAGGCCGCCACCAAGCGTGCGGTCAAGGAGGCCGAGGAGGCCAAGGCCGAGGAGACCAAGGCCGACGAGGCCGAGGCCGCCGAGGCTCCCGCCGAGGAGTCGAAGGACGCGTAA
- the truA gene encoding tRNA pseudouridine(38-40) synthase TruA, producing the protein MSDEVQPGHVRVRLDLSYDGTEFSGWAKQAGGRRTVQGEIEDALRTVTRSPETFELTVAGRTDAGVHARGQVAHVDLPEAVWREHHQKLLKRLAGRLPRDVRVWALREAPSGFDARFSAVWRRYAYRVTDNPGGVDPLLRGHVLWHDWPLDVDAMNEAARGLLGEHDFAAYCKKREGATTIRTLQELSLVRGDDGIITATVRADAFCHNMVRSLIGALLFVGDGHRPPDWPAEVLAAGVRDSAVHVVRPHGLTLEEVGYPADELLAARSREARNKRSLPGVTGGGCC; encoded by the coding sequence GTGAGTGACGAAGTACAGCCCGGACACGTGCGGGTACGCCTGGACCTTTCCTACGACGGCACCGAGTTCTCCGGCTGGGCCAAGCAGGCCGGCGGGCGGCGCACCGTGCAGGGCGAGATCGAGGACGCGCTGCGGACGGTGACCCGGTCCCCGGAGACCTTCGAGCTGACGGTCGCCGGGCGGACCGACGCCGGAGTGCACGCGCGCGGGCAGGTGGCGCACGTGGACCTGCCCGAGGCGGTCTGGCGCGAGCACCACCAGAAGCTGCTGAAGCGGCTCGCGGGACGGCTGCCGCGGGACGTGCGGGTCTGGGCGCTGCGCGAGGCGCCGAGCGGGTTCGACGCGCGGTTCTCGGCCGTGTGGCGGCGCTACGCGTACCGGGTGACGGACAACCCCGGGGGCGTGGACCCGCTGCTGAGGGGCCACGTGCTGTGGCACGACTGGCCGCTCGACGTGGACGCCATGAACGAGGCGGCGCGGGGGCTGCTCGGGGAGCACGACTTCGCGGCGTACTGCAAGAAGCGGGAGGGTGCGACGACCATCCGCACGCTCCAGGAACTGAGCCTGGTCCGCGGGGACGACGGGATCATCACCGCGACCGTGCGGGCCGACGCCTTCTGCCACAACATGGTGCGCTCGCTGATCGGGGCGCTGCTGTTCGTCGGCGACGGGCACCGGCCGCCGGACTGGCCGGCCGAGGTGCTGGCGGCGGGCGTACGGGACTCGGCCGTGCACGTCGTACGGCCGCACGGGCTGACGCTGGAGGAGGTCGGCTATCCGGCCGACGAACTGCTCGCGGCGCGCAGCAGGGAGGCGCGGAACAAGCGGTCGCTGCCGGGAGTGACCGGCGGCGGGTGCTGCTGA
- a CDS encoding glycosyltransferase 87 family protein translates to MNSGENPLKGDISGWLVRPATWHLWAVPAIVAGGQAVRVALLSPDGGMDNAIVVRAARTWLAGGSPYDDPHFLYLPSAVLAAAPQALLPPSWLRLLVPPVVTVLLAGAWALALRLHRVPLGSRFAALGLAGLAAGFAPFAHLVQLANWTVTAAVALPLALLLAGRGRWTAAGVVIGAAVALKPLLAPLVLLFLFARRWRALAATVLVPAAASAGAGLLMPDPAAFFTRTLPFLLAGDDSFVRLYEASPAAVLPRLGVPPDLAGLLAAAAAGAGVLCAYRRWRRAGPGPLRLPETAAALMLSAFLVSRPSYDHYLLVVLPLLLAGLPCAGSAARRPWFWLALVPQLPTPGLPYLDPPGRRAFKDALTLCVLAATVAAHCARGGPRGTGRLVGPRRERSGGAARVP, encoded by the coding sequence ATGAATTCCGGTGAAAATCCGTTGAAGGGCGATATTTCCGGGTGGCTGGTACGGCCGGCCACCTGGCACCTGTGGGCCGTGCCGGCGATCGTGGCCGGCGGGCAGGCGGTGCGGGTGGCGCTGCTCAGCCCGGACGGCGGCATGGACAACGCGATCGTCGTCCGCGCGGCGCGCACCTGGCTGGCCGGCGGCTCCCCGTACGACGACCCGCACTTCCTCTACCTGCCGAGCGCGGTGCTCGCCGCGGCCCCGCAGGCCCTGCTGCCCCCGTCGTGGCTGCGGCTGCTGGTCCCGCCGGTGGTGACCGTCCTGCTGGCCGGGGCCTGGGCGCTCGCGCTGCGGCTGCACCGGGTGCCGCTGGGCAGCAGGTTCGCCGCGCTGGGGCTGGCCGGGCTCGCGGCCGGGTTCGCGCCGTTCGCGCACCTGGTGCAGCTGGCCAACTGGACGGTCACGGCGGCCGTCGCCCTGCCGCTGGCGCTGCTGCTCGCGGGGCGCGGGCGCTGGACGGCGGCGGGCGTGGTGATCGGCGCGGCGGTGGCCCTCAAGCCGCTGCTGGCGCCGCTGGTGCTGCTGTTCCTGTTCGCCCGCCGGTGGCGGGCGCTGGCCGCGACCGTCCTGGTCCCGGCGGCGGCCTCGGCCGGGGCGGGCCTGCTGATGCCGGACCCGGCGGCCTTCTTCACGCGCACGCTGCCGTTCCTGCTGGCGGGCGACGACTCCTTCGTGCGGCTCTACGAGGCCTCCCCGGCGGCGGTGCTGCCGCGCCTCGGGGTGCCGCCGGACCTGGCCGGGCTGCTCGCCGCGGCGGCGGCCGGGGCGGGGGTGCTGTGCGCGTACCGGCGGTGGCGGCGGGCCGGTCCTGGCCCGCTGCGGCTGCCGGAGACGGCGGCGGCCCTGATGCTCTCCGCGTTCCTGGTCTCCCGGCCCTCGTACGACCACTACCTGCTGGTGGTGCTGCCGCTGCTGCTGGCCGGCCTGCCCTGCGCCGGGTCGGCGGCCCGGCGGCCCTGGTTCTGGCTGGCCCTGGTCCCGCAGCTGCCGACGCCGGGCCTGCCGTACCTGGATCCGCCCGGCCGCCGCGCCTTCAAGGACGCGCTCACGCTGTGTGTCCTGGCCGCCACCGTGGCCGCGCACTGCGCCCGTGGCGGGCCGCGGGGCACGGGCCGCCTCGTCGGGCCGCGGCGCGAACGGAGCGGCGGCGCGGCTCGCGTACCCTGA
- the rplM gene encoding 50S ribosomal protein L13, which translates to MRTYSPKPGDVTRQWHVIDAQDVVLGRLASTAATLLRGKHKPIYAPHVDAGDFVIIINADKVHLSGNKRTQKMAYRHSGYPGGLRSVRYDELLDKNPEKAIEKAVKGMLPKNTLGRQMLSKLKVYKGDQHPHGAQQPQPYEITQVAQ; encoded by the coding sequence GTGCGTACGTACAGCCCCAAGCCCGGCGATGTGACGCGCCAGTGGCACGTCATCGACGCTCAGGACGTTGTCCTGGGCCGTCTCGCCAGCACCGCCGCCACCCTTCTGCGGGGCAAGCACAAGCCGATCTACGCGCCGCACGTCGACGCTGGTGACTTCGTCATCATCATCAACGCCGACAAGGTGCACCTCTCCGGCAACAAGCGGACCCAGAAGATGGCGTACCGCCACTCCGGCTACCCGGGTGGTCTGCGCTCCGTCCGTTACGACGAGCTGCTCGACAAGAACCCCGAGAAGGCCATCGAGAAGGCCGTCAAGGGCATGCTCCCCAAGAACACTCTGGGCCGTCAGATGCTCTCGAAGCTGAAGGTCTACAAGGGTGACCAGCACCCGCACGGCGCGCAGCAGCCGCAGCCGTACGAGATCACCCAGGTCGCGCAGTAA
- the rpsI gene encoding 30S ribosomal protein S9, which translates to MAETTAEQPLEELDIDSYTTESEVPVEGEYTSESMASRFGDPQPAAGLGRRKEAIARVRIVPGTGKWKINGRTLEDYFPNKVHQQEVNEPFKVLELEGRYDVIARISGGGVSGQAGALRLGVARALNEADVDNNRGPLKKAGFLKRDDRAVERKKAGLKKARKAPQYSKR; encoded by the coding sequence GTGGCCGAGACCACTGCCGAGCAGCCGCTCGAAGAGCTTGACATCGACAGCTACACCACCGAGTCCGAGGTCCCCGTCGAGGGCGAGTACACCTCGGAGTCCATGGCCTCCCGCTTCGGCGACCCGCAGCCGGCCGCCGGCCTGGGCCGCCGCAAGGAAGCCATCGCCCGCGTCCGGATCGTTCCGGGCACCGGCAAGTGGAAGATCAACGGTCGCACCCTCGAGGACTACTTCCCGAACAAGGTGCACCAGCAGGAAGTCAACGAGCCCTTCAAGGTGCTGGAGCTCGAGGGCCGTTACGACGTCATCGCCCGTATCTCTGGTGGCGGTGTCTCCGGTCAGGCCGGTGCGCTCCGTCTCGGTGTCGCCCGTGCGCTGAACGAGGCCGACGTCGACAACAACCGCGGCCCGCTGAAGAAGGCCGGCTTCCTCAAGCGCGACGACCGTGCGGTCGAGCGCAAGAAGGCCGGTCTGAAGAAGGCCCGCAAGGCTCCGCAGTACAGCAAGCGCTAA
- the glmM gene encoding phosphoglucosamine mutase, with amino-acid sequence MGRLFGTDGVRGVANADLTAEMALGLSVAAAHVLAEAGTFEGHRPTAVVGRDPRASGEFLEAAVVAGLASAGVDVLRVGVLPTPAVAYLTGALGADLGVMLSASHNAMPDNGIKFFARGGHKLPDDIEDRIESVYEEHRTGAPWDRPTGAGVGRVRSYEEGAGQYVEHLLSVLPNRLDGLRIVLDEAHGAASRVSPDAFARAGAEVITIGAEPDGLNINDGCGSTHLGLLKAAVVEHGADFGIAHDGDADRCLAVDHTGEEVDGDQILAVLALAMRERSVLRSDTVVATVMSNLGFKLALEREGIRLVQTAVGDRYVLEEMKEHGFALGGEQSGHVIILDHATTGDGTLTGLLLAARVAQSGRSLRDLASVMERLPQVLVNVPDVDKSRVSTSADLAAAVAEAERELGATGRVLLRPSGTEPLVRVMVEAADIEQARSVAGRLADAVKSALG; translated from the coding sequence GTGGGACGACTCTTCGGCACGGACGGCGTGCGCGGTGTCGCCAACGCGGACCTGACCGCCGAGATGGCGCTCGGACTGTCCGTCGCGGCGGCCCACGTGCTGGCCGAGGCGGGCACCTTCGAGGGCCATCGGCCGACCGCGGTGGTCGGGCGTGACCCGCGCGCGTCCGGGGAGTTCCTGGAGGCCGCCGTGGTCGCGGGCCTCGCCAGCGCGGGCGTGGACGTGCTGCGCGTCGGCGTGCTGCCGACCCCCGCGGTGGCGTACCTCACCGGGGCACTCGGTGCCGACCTGGGCGTCATGCTCTCCGCCAGCCACAACGCCATGCCCGACAACGGCATCAAGTTCTTCGCCCGGGGCGGCCACAAACTCCCCGACGACATCGAGGACCGCATCGAGTCGGTCTACGAGGAGCACCGCACCGGCGCGCCGTGGGACCGGCCGACCGGGGCCGGCGTCGGCCGGGTGCGCTCCTACGAGGAGGGCGCCGGCCAGTACGTCGAGCACCTGCTCAGCGTGCTGCCGAACCGGCTCGACGGCCTGAGGATCGTCCTCGACGAGGCGCACGGCGCGGCCTCCCGGGTGTCCCCGGACGCCTTCGCGCGGGCCGGTGCCGAGGTGATCACCATCGGCGCCGAACCCGACGGGCTCAACATCAACGACGGGTGCGGCTCCACCCACCTCGGGCTGCTCAAGGCCGCCGTCGTCGAGCACGGCGCGGACTTCGGCATCGCGCACGACGGCGACGCCGACCGCTGCCTCGCCGTGGACCACACCGGCGAGGAGGTCGACGGCGACCAGATCCTGGCCGTGCTGGCACTGGCCATGCGCGAGCGCTCGGTGCTGCGCTCCGACACCGTCGTCGCCACCGTGATGTCCAACCTCGGCTTCAAGCTCGCCCTGGAACGCGAGGGCATCCGGCTCGTGCAGACCGCGGTCGGCGACCGGTACGTGCTGGAGGAGATGAAGGAGCACGGCTTCGCCCTCGGCGGCGAGCAGTCCGGGCACGTGATCATCCTCGACCACGCGACCACCGGTGACGGCACGCTGACCGGCCTGCTGCTGGCCGCCCGGGTCGCGCAGAGCGGGCGGTCGCTGCGGGACCTGGCGTCCGTCATGGAGCGGCTGCCGCAGGTGCTGGTCAACGTGCCCGACGTGGACAAGTCGCGGGTGTCGACCTCGGCCGACCTGGCGGCCGCCGTCGCCGAGGCGGAGCGGGAGCTGGGGGCCACCGGCCGGGTGCTGCTGCGGCCCTCCGGGACCGAGCCGCTGGTCCGGGTGATGGTGGAAGCGGCGGACATCGAGCAGGCCCGCTCCGTGGCGGGGCGGCTGGCCGACGCCGTGAAGTCCGCGCTGGGGTAG